The genomic region GTGCTGCGCAGCCCGCGCCGCCACACGGGGATCGCGCTGAGGAGCGCGAAGAAGGCGAGGACGAACATCACGACGACGAGCGCGCGCGAACCTGTTGCGGCAATCGAACCGATCGCGTGGACGAGCTCGGACAGCGAGCGTCCGCCCTCGAGGAAGTGCGTGCGCTCGCCGCGCGTCGCGGCGAGCAGCACGAGCATCGGCGCGCTCAGTGCCGCGATCACGATCCCGCCACGCGTCAGCCGCCGTCGGTCGACGCGCTCAGCGGGGACGAACGGCAGGGACGCGGCTTGCGCGACCAGGATCCCGATCCCCACCGGCTGCGTGTACACGAGCAGCCCGCTCGGCACGACCCACGCGACGAACGTGCGCCGCGACGGCGAGGTCATCTCGCCGGCGAAGCCGTACATCGAGACCGCGCCGAGCAACATGGTCAGGAGGTACGTGCGCGTCTCCTGGCCGAACACGACGACGTTCACGTTGATCGCCACGAGCAGGCCGACGACGAGCGCGACGCGCCGCCCGAAGAGGCGGCGGGCCGTCAGCGCGACGACGGGGACGAGCGGGAGCGCGCACAGCGCCGACGGCAGACGCAGGAACCACTCGGCGTCCGAGATGCGCGACCAGAACCACATGAAGACGAGGTAGCCCGCGCCTCCGGCCTCGCTCGTCGTGATGTGATGGACGAACGCGGGCCAGCTGCGGTGGACCGACGACCACGTGAACCCCTCGTCGAGCCAGAAGCTGTTGCCGCCGAGGCGCCACAGCACGAGGAAGGCGGCGATCGCGATCTCGATCGCGATGACGGCCCGGTCGGACGGCCAGGTGATGGCCCGCGACCGCTGCGGTCGCGTCAGGTCGTGCGACCGCGGGGCCGCCGGCGCGACACCGGCCTCGTCGTGGACGTCAGTGCGCACGCGCCCACCGCGCCGTGCTCGTCACCCGCGGACGCTCGCCCGCCGACCGGTCGTGTCGTGTGCGCACTCGGCCCACCTGGTTCGCCGCAGACGTCCCCGTCCCGGGACCGCGGGGCCCCCGGGCATGGTCCCACACCGCGGGGACCGTCCCGCGCGGCCCTTCGGGGCTCCCCGATCGGATCGGCATCCGGGGCTCGTTCTTGACCCGCGACGCGTGCGGATCCGCCGCTCACGGCGTGATGTCCGTTCCGGTCCGGAGTGCTCCGTTTCGTGGCCACGAATCGTGGCTACACTGTCACCGGTGAGGGTGGCTCCGGACGCGCGCGTCGGCGCGCCTCCCCACGGTGATCTCGCCGACGCACCGGCGCGGCCGGCGCGGGCGAGCGCGGTCCGGACCGCGGTCGCGCTCGCGATCGGTGCGGCGATCCTCGTCGCGATCGTGTTGCGGTTCGTGACGAAGTCGGACCTCTGGTCGGACGAGGCGCTCTCCGTCAACATCGCGAACCTCCCGCTGCACGACCTGCACGCCGCGCTCGAGCAGGACGGTGCCCCGCCGCTCTACTACCTGCTCCTGCACGGTTGGATGCGCGTCTTCGGGACGGGCGACTTCACCGTGCGGGCCATGTCGGGTCTGTTCTCGCTCGCGACGCTGCCCGCCGTCTGGGCTGCGGGCCGCCGCCTCGACCGGCGCCGCAGCGAGCTCGCGCTGCCCGACGAGGACCGGTCGACCGTCGCGTGGGCCGCCGTGCTGCTGCTCGCGTCGTCGCCGTTCGCGATCCGCTACGCGACCGAGACGCGCATGTACGCGCTCGTCATGTTCCTCGTCGCGTGCGGCTACCTAGCGGTGCTGCGCGCGTTCGACGAGCCGACGGTGCCCCGCCTCGCCGCCGTCGCCGCCGTCACCGGGCTCCTGCTGTACACGCACTACTGGGCGTTCGCGCTCGTCGGCGTCGTCATCGCGTTCCTCGCCGCGACCGCGATCCGCGGCGCGCACCGACGCGCGGCCGTACGGCTGCTCGTCGCCGTCGGCGTCGGGTGCCTGACGTTCCTCCCGTGGGTCGGGACCTTCCTGTACCAGGAGCGGCACACCGGCACACCGTGGGGCAACCCGCTGTCGCCCGCCAGCGGGACGAGTGCCGCGATCCTCGGGTTCGGCGGCTCCACGCGCCCGCTCGCCTGGGGTCTCCTGTTGCTCGTCCTCCTCGCGTTGTTCGCGCGCGCGCTCGACCGTCGCCACGTCGAGGTCGACCTCTGGACGCGCCCGGGCGTACGCGCGGAGATCGCGGTCGCGTTCGGTGCGCTGTGGTGCGGGCTCGTCATCTCGTACGCGGGCAAGAGCACGTTCGACCCCCGCTACGCGTCGGTGATGTTCCCGCTGTTCCTGCTCGCCGCCGCGTTCGGGGTCGCCGCGTTCCAGAGCCGGATCTTCCGGTACGGCGTCGTCGCCCTCGCCGTCGCGCTCGGCTTCGCGGGCGGGTGGAAGAACGTCTCGACGAACAGGACGCAGGCCGCGCAGGTCGCGAACGTCATCAACGCGTCCGCGCACCAGGGCGATCTCGTCCTCTACTGCCCCGACTCGGCCGGGCCGGATGTCAACCGGCTGATCGACAGCTGGCACGGGCTGCGCGAAGCGACGTTCCCGGACTTCCAGAGCCCCCAGCGCGTCGACTGGGTGGACTACCAACGCCGGACGGACGTCTCGCCCCTCACGTTCGCGGAGCAGGCGATCGGCGTCGCGGGACGGCACGACATCTGGTACGTCTGGTCGCCGGGTCTCAACGGTCTGCGCGACAAGTGCGAGCGGATCCTCGACGCGCTCGGGATCATGCGGCCCCACCACGACCGCATCCTCGAGCCCGACCCCGCGTACTTCGAGCACGCGGGGCTCGTCCACTACGCGCTCGGGTAGCGCCCCGCCGCCCCCGTCACGCGTCGCGCCGGCGGACCGCGAGCGCGCGGTAGACGGGCAGCACGCGGCCGATTGCGAACGGCAGGCGGCGCTCCTCGACGATGTCCCCGGCCGCCTCGAGCGCCGGGACGACCTGCGCGCGGCGGCCCTCGAACGTGTCCTCGCCCCGCTCGCCGGTGAGGACCTTGAGGCCGAGGTCGAGGACGGGCGACGTCCCGGGCGTGACGACGAGCGCCACGCCGTGCGGGGTCAGGACGCGCACCGCCTCGCGCGCCGCGACCGCGACGTCGGGGACGAACTCGAACGCGCTGACCACCACGACCGCGTCGAACGTTGCGTCCGCGTACGGCAGCGCGCACGCGTCACCGGTGACGAGCCGCACCTCCACGTCGATCGTGCGCAGCTGTCTGGTGACCGCGGCCGCCTCGTCGTGCACGTCGACGCCGTGCAGCTGCTCGCAGTGTCGCGCGAG from Acidimicrobiia bacterium harbors:
- a CDS encoding class I SAM-dependent methyltransferase — encoded protein: MSAAGSRVRLLPRELLVKTNPLDQGDWAYRGVLGRVERMRFGAIASLLRIRPRARRLLEIGYGSGILLPELARHCEQLHGVDVHDEAAAVTRQLRTIDVEVRLVTGDACALPYADATFDAVVVVSAFEFVPDVAVAAREAVRVLTPHGVALVVTPGTSPVLDLGLKVLTGERGEDTFEGRRAQVVPALEAAGDIVEERRLPFAIGRVLPVYRALAVRRRDA
- a CDS encoding glycosyltransferase family 39 protein yields the protein MRTDVHDEAGVAPAAPRSHDLTRPQRSRAITWPSDRAVIAIEIAIAAFLVLWRLGGNSFWLDEGFTWSSVHRSWPAFVHHITTSEAGGAGYLVFMWFWSRISDAEWFLRLPSALCALPLVPVVALTARRLFGRRVALVVGLLVAINVNVVVFGQETRTYLLTMLLGAVSMYGFAGEMTSPSRRTFVAWVVPSGLLVYTQPVGIGILVAQAASLPFVPAERVDRRRLTRGGIVIAALSAPMLVLLAATRGERTHFLEGGRSLSELVHAIGSIAATGSRALVVVMFVLAFFALLSAIPVWRRGLRSTRSWGHALTWSWLVVPTIVTIVASFVEQSFQSRYLVQVTPALLILVAVAVCALDVKRLGAVALVAVVGLSGVALASYYRGHPKDDWRDATPWILDHARPGDGIVFLGDEARIPFEYYLHRDGGDAHGLVPLFPRQPWTTFRTGNETQTFPTAREVRTISTSGRRVWVVIARGGGWPPGQDDAAARRSVAGLRPAMRPVTERVFQPDLRVVLYAPA
- a CDS encoding glycosyltransferase family 39 protein; the encoded protein is MRVAPDARVGAPPHGDLADAPARPARASAVRTAVALAIGAAILVAIVLRFVTKSDLWSDEALSVNIANLPLHDLHAALEQDGAPPLYYLLLHGWMRVFGTGDFTVRAMSGLFSLATLPAVWAAGRRLDRRRSELALPDEDRSTVAWAAVLLLASSPFAIRYATETRMYALVMFLVACGYLAVLRAFDEPTVPRLAAVAAVTGLLLYTHYWAFALVGVVIAFLAATAIRGAHRRAAVRLLVAVGVGCLTFLPWVGTFLYQERHTGTPWGNPLSPASGTSAAILGFGGSTRPLAWGLLLLVLLALFARALDRRHVEVDLWTRPGVRAEIAVAFGALWCGLVISYAGKSTFDPRYASVMFPLFLLAAAFGVAAFQSRIFRYGVVALAVALGFAGGWKNVSTNRTQAAQVANVINASAHQGDLVLYCPDSAGPDVNRLIDSWHGLREATFPDFQSPQRVDWVDYQRRTDVSPLTFAEQAIGVAGRHDIWYVWSPGLNGLRDKCERILDALGIMRPHHDRILEPDPAYFEHAGLVHYALG